GTGGGCATCACCGCCGCCGAGGCCAGCGAGCCGCGCAAAGTGATCCCCAAAGCCATCAACCAGGTGGTTTACCGGATCCTGATTTTCTACGTCGGCGCCCTGACCGTACTGCTGTCGCTGTACCCGTGGGACCAACTGCTGCAAACCCTCGGCGCGTCAGGCGATGCCTACAGCGGCAGCCCGTTTGTGCAGATTTTCTCGCTGATCGGTAACGACACCGCTGCACACATCCTCAACTTCGTGGTGCTGACCGCGGCGCTGTCGGTGTACAACAGCGGCGTGTACTGCAACAGCCGCATGCTGTTCGGCCTGGCCGAGCAAGGCGACGCGCCGAAAGCGCTGATGAAACTGAACAAACAAGGCGTGCCGCTGCGCGCCCTGGCGATTTCGGCACTGGTGACGATGCTCTGCGTGGTGGTCAACTACGTCGCGCCGAAGAGTGCCCTTGAGTTGCTGTTTGCGCTGGTGGTTGCCTCGCTGATGATCAACTGGGCGCTGATCAGCATCACCCATATCAAGTTCCGCAAAGCCATGGGCGAGCAAGGCGTGACGCCATCGTTCAAGACCTTCTGGTTCCCGTTCAGCAACTACCTGTGCCTGGCGTTCATGGTGATGATTGTGAGCGTGATGCTGGCGATCGAGGGTATTCGTGAGTCGGTGTATGCGATGCCGGTTTGGGTGGGGATTATCTATGTGGCGTATCGGTTGCGGGTTAGAAACGCGAAAGTAGCCGTAGCGCAGTAACCCCTGTGGGAGCGGGCTTGCTCGCGAAGGCGGTGGATCAGCCAGCACATGTATTGACTGACACACCGCTTTCGCGAGCAAGCCCGCTCCCACAGTTTTGAATGCATTCCAGATGTAGAAAGCCCCGGGATTCCGGGGCTTTTTGTTTAGAGCGTGGAACGCACTCGCCACAACTCGGGAAACAGCACCGTGTCGAGCATCTTGCGCAAATACCCCACGCCTTCAGTGCCGCCCGTGCCCGGCTGAAAGCCGATAATGCGCTCCACCGTCGTCACATGCCGGAAGCGCCACTGGCGGAACGAATCCTCTAGGTCGATAAATTTCTCGGCCAACTGATACAAATCCCAATACCGACTCGGGTCGCGATACACCTCACGCCACGCCGCTTCCACCGATTCATCGTGAACCGTGGCCGCCGTCGGGTCGCGCTCGGCACGTTCAGGGTCAATCGCCAGGCCCGCCTTGGCCATCAGGTTGACCGCCTCGTCATACAGCGACGGCGTGGCAATCGCCACTCTCAACTCGTTCAACAACTCCGGCCGATGCGCGTGAGGACGCAGCAGCGCCGCGCTTTTGTTGCCGAGGATAAATTCGATCTCGCGGTACTGGAACGACTGGAACCCCGAAGACTGCCCCAGGAACGGGCGAATCGCCTTGTACTCCGACGGCGTCATCGTCGCCAGCACCGCCCAGGCGTGCACCAGTTGATCGAAGATCCGCGATACCCGCGCCAGCATCTTGAACGCCGGCGGCAGCTCGCCCAGGCGCACGTGTTCGCGGGCGGCCTTCAGTTCGTGGAGCATCAGTTTCATCCACAGCTCGGAGGTCTGGTGCTGGATGATAAAGAGCATTTCGTTGTGGTCCGGCGACAGCGGGTGCTGAGCGCTGAGGACTTTGCCCAGGTCCAGGTAGTCGCCGTAGCTCATCGACTCGGAAAAATTCAGCTCGGCGTTATGCCATTCTTCCGGCGGTTGATAGTCAGCAGAGAAAGGACATTGGCTCATCGCGTGGGCTCCTTGAGCGGGCGGAGAATGGCGCGGACCGGGCTCGCGTCCAGATTGGCAAAACGCAGCGGCAGCGCGATCAATTCATAGTCGCCCTCCGGCACGTCATCGAGCACGATGCCTTCGAGAATCGCCATGCCATGGCGGGCCACGGCGTTGTGGGAATCCATGGTCTTGGACTGTTGCGGGTCCAGCGACGGCGTGTCGATACCAATCAGGCGCACGCCCAGGCTGGCGAGCAGCTCGATGGTTTGCGGGGCGATGGCGGTGAAATTCGAATCCCACTCGGTCAGCGGCGCTTGTGGATAAGTGCGCAGCAGCACGCGCTCGGGCAAGTTATCCACACGCCCGTCCAACTGATGCGGCTGCACCAGCGGACCACTGCCCAGGCAATGCAGTACACGGCACGGGCCCATGTACACGTCCAGCGACACCTCGCCAATCGGCGCGCCATCCGCGCTGTAATGCAACGGCGCGTCCACATGGGCGCCGGTGTGCGGCGAAAAGGTCACGCGCCCTACATTCACCGGGCACTCCGGGCCGAACTGCCACACGCGCTCTTCCTGGAATGGCGTATCGCCCGGCCAGGTCGGGGTGGCCGTGCTCAAGGGCGGGCTGATATCCCACCACGTTTTTATTGGGATCATTTCGAGGCTCTCGGTCGTTACTGGGGTGAATGATACGAGGGCCAGCCGTGCATTTTCTTGCTTATTCCAGCGCCAAGCGGGAATTCTTTCGCAGTTACTGCGAGGAAAGGTCGGGTTCACGCCAGGAAGTTTCATCTGATGAAAGTGGCTCAAACACTGGAGATCCAATGTGGGAGCGGGCTTGCTCGCGAAGGCGGCGGGTCAGTCTAAGTATTTAGCGACTGGTACTCTGCATTCGCGAGCAAGCCCGCTCCCACATGGACTGCAGAGTGCCAGAGGAATCGCATTCGCCTGCGCTTCTGGGCATCCCGATGTCGAGTTCAGACCACTGACACAACGCCCCAGGCCTTAGGGTTGCTCTTTCCATTCCCTGCCTCGGAGCCATCATGTCCAAGCCCATCACCGTACTGCGCGACACCCACCCACTGCCGGTCCTGGATGCCTGCAAATGGGAAAAACTCGAAGGCGACCCGCACACCGTCAACCTCAACGCCTACACCAGCGAAGACGGCAGCAAGATCATGGGCACCTGGATCTGCACGCCGGGCAAGTGGTACGTGGAATACGTGAAGTGGGAATACTGCCATTTCCAGGAAGGCTACTGCGTGATCACGCCCGAAGGGATGGCGCCGATTCACCTGCGGGCTGGGGATATCTTTGTGGTGGAGCCAGGGATGAAGGGGACGTGGGAAGTGGTTGAGACTGTGCGTAAGTATTTTGTGTTTGCGTGAGGCGCAAAAACCCGAGAGCCCGCCAACGGCAGGCTCTCGGAAAACGCCCTATTCGGGCTTGCGATAGCTGTTGATGATCGCCGAGAAGTCTTTGCCGCCTTCCCCGCGCTGGCTCATCGATTGATACAACTGCTGGGCCACGGCGCCCAGAATCACCGGTTGCTTGGCTTGGCGCGCGGCTTCGGTGGCCAGGCCGAGGTCTTTGAGCATCAGGTCGGCGCCAAAACCACCGGTGTAACCCCGCGACGACGGCGCGGTTTCGATCACGCCCGGCCAAGGGTTGTAGGTGTCGGAACTCCAGCAGCGCCCGGTCGAGCTGTTGATGATGCCGGCCAGCACTTGGGTGTCGATGCCCAGCGCATCGCCCAGGGCCATCGCCTCGCTGACGCCGACCATGCTGATGCCGAGCAACAGGTTGTTGCAGATTTTGGCGATCTGGCCGGTGCCGACGTCGCCGCAATGCACGATGTTACGACCCATCTGCGCCAGCACCGGTTGCAGGGTGGCGAACAGCTCCGGGGTGGCGCCGACCATGAAGGTCAGCGTCCCTGCGCTAGCACCGCCGGTGCCGCCGGAGACTGGAGCATCAGCTATCACCACACCTTGCTTGGCCGCCGCAGCGGCAACCTCGCGGATGGTTTGCGGGTCGATGGTGCTGCAATCCACCGCCGGTACGCCTTTGCCGATGCCGGCCAGCACGCCGTCTTCATTCAACCAAACGCTGCGCACATGGGCGGCGGCAGGCAGCATGGTAATCACCAGCTCCGCACCTTCTGCAGCTTCACGCGGTGAGCCTGTGACGGTGGCGCCCAGTTCTGCGAATTCCTTGAACACGCCTGGATTAACGTCGAACACATTCAGCTTATTGCCAGCCAAAAGCAGGTTGCGGGCCATGGGCGCGCCCATGTTGCCCAAGCCGATAAATGCAATCTTCATGGTCGTCTCCCGGAATCAGCGCAGGTTGATGGTGGTGTTGACGCCATCGTTGACCGTGTCGTCGTCGAACCAGCGGCTCGTAACGGTTTTGGTCTGGGTGTAGAACTGCACCACTTGCTTGCCGTACGGGCCCAGGTCGCCGAGCTTGGAACCCCGCGAGCCGGTGAAGCTGAAGAACGGCACTGGCACCGGGATCGGGATGTTGATGCCGACCTGGCCTACATCGATTTCGCTCTGGAACTTACGCGCCGCCGCACCGCTTTGGGTGAACAGGCCAGTGCCGTTGCCGAATGGGTTGGCGTTGACCAACGCGATGGCCTCATCGAGGGTCGCGACTTCCAGCACCACCAGCACCGGGCCGAAGATTTCCTGGGTGTAGATTTGCATATCAGTGGTCACGCCCGAGAACAGGGTCGGGCCGACGAAGTTGCCTTGCTCGAAGCCCGGCACCTTGATGTCGCGGCCGTCCAGCTCCAGCTTGGCGCCTTCTTTTACGCCGCTTTCGATCAGCTCCAGAATGCGTGCTTTGGCGCGCTTGGAAATCACCGGGCCGACGTCCGTGCCGGCTTCGCTGCCGGCATTCACTTTGAGTTTTTGCGCCAGCGCCTTGAGGTCCGGCAGCCATTGTTTGGCCGCGCCCACCAGCACCACCACCGAGGTGGCCATGCAACGCTGGCCCGCTGCGCCGAAACCGGCACCGACCAAGGCATTCAGCGTGTGTTCGCGGTTGGCGTCCGGCAGCACCACGGCGTGGTTCTTGGCGCCCATCATCGACTGCACGCGCTTGCCGTGCTTACCGGCCAGGTCGTACACGTGAGTGCCGACGGCGGTCGAGCCGACGAACGACACCGCCTTGATATCTTTATGGGTGCACAGCGCATCCACCACATCCTTGCCGCCGTGCACCACGTTGAGCACGCCCGCCGGTACACCGGCTTCCAGCGCCAGCTCCACCAGCAACATCGTCGACAGCGGATCCTGCTCGGACGGCTTGAGCACGAAGGTGTTACCGCAGGCAATCGCCATCGGGAACATCCACAGCGGAATCATTGCCGGGAAGTTGAACGGGGTAATACCGGCGCATACGCCGATGGGTTGGCGCAGCGTATAGGTGTCGACGCCACCGGCGACGTTTTCAGCAAATTCGCCCATCTGCAAGGTGCCGATGGAGCATGCGTGCTCGACCACTTCCAGGCCACGGAAAATATCGCCTTCGGCATCGGCAATGGTCTTGCCCTGCTCAGCGCTCAGGACCACGGCGATGCGCTTGGAATGTTCGCGGATCAGGGCTTGCAGCTTGAGCATGATGCGCATGCGCGCGCCGATCGGCGTCAGCTTCCAGGTCTGGAAGGCTTGGTGGGCAGCGTCGATGGCGGCGTTGACCTCATCGGCGGTGGCGAACGGGACTTTGGCCAGCACTTGCTGGGTAGCCGGGTTAACGATGTCTTGCCAATGGGTGGTCTTGGACTCGACCCATTCACCATTGATCAGCAACTTGACCTGTTGCACGGAAATATCGGCAGAAGCGTTCATGTGGTCTCCAATCTTGTAGTTATGCAGAGACAAGGCGCGTGAATCGCCTTGGAAATGAGGCGTTCGGACTGTTTTTGGAGTATAGATGTGCAAATCTCTAATAAGAACGCACATAAAAGCCGGTCCAATATGCAAAAAAACATCACGTCATTGGGCTCCCTGAACTGGGATGACCTGAAGTTTTTCCTCGAAGTGGCCCGCACCCGCAAGGCCAGTGTGGCCGCCAAGCGCCTGGCAGTGGACTACACCACCGTGTCGCGGCGCATCAGCTCATTGGAAGTGTCACTCGGCACGCTGCTGTTCGAAAAATCCCGGACCAGTGGTTTTGTTCTCACCACCGAAGGCCAGCGTTTGCTGGGCTATGCGGAGTCCATCGAAAGCACGCTGCATATGGCTTGCGAACAGGTGTCCGGCTCTGGCGTGGCCTTGTCGGGCCATGTGCGCATGGGCTGTACCGAAGGCTTTGGCAGTTTTTTCGTCACGCCGCAGCTCAGCCATTTTGTCGACACCTACCCGGCGATCTCGGTGGATATCCTGCCCCTGCCCCACTTCATCA
The sequence above is a segment of the Pseudomonas sp. R76 genome. Coding sequences within it:
- a CDS encoding amino acid permease — its product is MADDMVNPVGLKRGLKNRHIQLIALGGAIGTGLFLGSAGVLKSAGPSMILGYAIAGFIAFLIMRQLGEMIVEEPVAGSFSHFAHKYWGGYAGFLAGWNYWVLYVLVGMAELTAVGKYIQFWWPEIPTWVSALVFFVAVNLINTLNVKFFGEAEFWFAIIKVVAIVGMIVLGCYLLFSGTGGPQASVSNLWSHGGFFPNGGMGLLMSMAFIMFSFGGLELVGITAAEASEPRKVIPKAINQVVYRILIFYVGALTVLLSLYPWDQLLQTLGASGDAYSGSPFVQIFSLIGNDTAAHILNFVVLTAALSVYNSGVYCNSRMLFGLAEQGDAPKALMKLNKQGVPLRALAISALVTMLCVVVNYVAPKSALELLFALVVASLMINWALISITHIKFRKAMGEQGVTPSFKTFWFPFSNYLCLAFMVMIVSVMLAIEGIRESVYAMPVWVGIIYVAYRLRVRNAKVAVAQ
- the kynA gene encoding tryptophan 2,3-dioxygenase; amino-acid sequence: MSQCPFSADYQPPEEWHNAELNFSESMSYGDYLDLGKVLSAQHPLSPDHNEMLFIIQHQTSELWMKLMLHELKAAREHVRLGELPPAFKMLARVSRIFDQLVHAWAVLATMTPSEYKAIRPFLGQSSGFQSFQYREIEFILGNKSAALLRPHAHRPELLNELRVAIATPSLYDEAVNLMAKAGLAIDPERAERDPTAATVHDESVEAAWREVYRDPSRYWDLYQLAEKFIDLEDSFRQWRFRHVTTVERIIGFQPGTGGTEGVGYLRKMLDTVLFPELWRVRSTL
- the kynB gene encoding arylformamidase, which encodes MIPIKTWWDISPPLSTATPTWPGDTPFQEERVWQFGPECPVNVGRVTFSPHTGAHVDAPLHYSADGAPIGEVSLDVYMGPCRVLHCLGSGPLVQPHQLDGRVDNLPERVLLRTYPQAPLTEWDSNFTAIAPQTIELLASLGVRLIGIDTPSLDPQQSKTMDSHNAVARHGMAILEGIVLDDVPEGDYELIALPLRFANLDASPVRAILRPLKEPTR
- a CDS encoding cupin domain-containing protein: MSKPITVLRDTHPLPVLDACKWEKLEGDPHTVNLNAYTSEDGSKIMGTWICTPGKWYVEYVKWEYCHFQEGYCVITPEGMAPIHLRAGDIFVVEPGMKGTWEVVETVRKYFVFA
- the mmsB gene encoding 3-hydroxyisobutyrate dehydrogenase, with translation MKIAFIGLGNMGAPMARNLLLAGNKLNVFDVNPGVFKEFAELGATVTGSPREAAEGAELVITMLPAAAHVRSVWLNEDGVLAGIGKGVPAVDCSTIDPQTIREVAAAAAKQGVVIADAPVSGGTGGASAGTLTFMVGATPELFATLQPVLAQMGRNIVHCGDVGTGQIAKICNNLLLGISMVGVSEAMALGDALGIDTQVLAGIINSSTGRCWSSDTYNPWPGVIETAPSSRGYTGGFGADLMLKDLGLATEAARQAKQPVILGAVAQQLYQSMSQRGEGGKDFSAIINSYRKPE
- a CDS encoding CoA-acylating methylmalonate-semialdehyde dehydrogenase; translation: MNASADISVQQVKLLINGEWVESKTTHWQDIVNPATQQVLAKVPFATADEVNAAIDAAHQAFQTWKLTPIGARMRIMLKLQALIREHSKRIAVVLSAEQGKTIADAEGDIFRGLEVVEHACSIGTLQMGEFAENVAGGVDTYTLRQPIGVCAGITPFNFPAMIPLWMFPMAIACGNTFVLKPSEQDPLSTMLLVELALEAGVPAGVLNVVHGGKDVVDALCTHKDIKAVSFVGSTAVGTHVYDLAGKHGKRVQSMMGAKNHAVVLPDANREHTLNALVGAGFGAAGQRCMATSVVVLVGAAKQWLPDLKALAQKLKVNAGSEAGTDVGPVISKRAKARILELIESGVKEGAKLELDGRDIKVPGFEQGNFVGPTLFSGVTTDMQIYTQEIFGPVLVVLEVATLDEAIALVNANPFGNGTGLFTQSGAAARKFQSEIDVGQVGINIPIPVPVPFFSFTGSRGSKLGDLGPYGKQVVQFYTQTKTVTSRWFDDDTVNDGVNTTINLR